The Paraburkholderia sabiae genome includes a region encoding these proteins:
- a CDS encoding sensor domain-containing diguanylate cyclase: MSVYLFATVLLAAVAALVIPRLGYSPDNNDLLYVSIGLAGCLATFLLSMAYGARRTAPRIVRAAESPELGAFAANLSTPAVLLDNDALVFVNSAFLKHARWESYADEIVGMPFSNLVHPQSLLDLTALLTQSRDGEERTAGSLRIAYGDGSFRLHPVTALRARGSRMTLLQFPAPHTSVDAQRSELQLMQHCKDAVLQLPQALFRVDRELRLIFSNPAWRNLMRAVGSDAELRPFSSFFHPEDAETLNARLKALLDGQLSELVTEARLIRADNTTAHVELRLDAVTDDEGVLDGAVGLATDISNRRRNEEALRASRRSLRTLLSNLRAMIYRGQNNRDWSMEFVSEGCFDLTGYEAFELIDESRLAFRSLIHPDDREFVWNEVQARIVAREPYELTYRIVDRSGQTKWVWDQGCGVYSARDELMGLEGFIVEVARRQMVEENARRRLSFEHSTGLASASTFIDRMEFSAAISARTALPCAIFAINVGELEHVAARFGQDYADRVMIDLGRRLEATQGQLNCAALLDPHVFVVMVVDFSADALAWCGDDVQQLAQRAAANPDAVLDELQDSLRGLLEAPVRIEGHEFSVPTRIGCASIGHGKSDPKNVLDHVLAASGWEAAGDA; encoded by the coding sequence ATGTCGGTTTATCTGTTCGCCACGGTGCTGCTGGCTGCAGTGGCTGCACTGGTGATTCCCAGACTCGGATACAGCCCTGACAACAATGATCTATTGTATGTCTCGATCGGGCTGGCAGGGTGCCTTGCGACATTTCTGCTCAGCATGGCCTACGGCGCGCGCCGCACGGCGCCGCGCATCGTGCGCGCGGCCGAGTCGCCGGAGCTGGGCGCATTCGCCGCCAATCTTTCCACACCCGCCGTGCTGCTCGACAACGACGCCCTCGTGTTCGTCAACAGCGCGTTTCTCAAGCACGCGCGCTGGGAGTCGTACGCCGATGAAATCGTCGGAATGCCGTTCAGCAATCTCGTTCATCCGCAGTCGCTGCTCGATCTGACGGCATTGCTCACGCAATCGCGCGACGGCGAAGAGCGGACCGCCGGGTCGCTGCGCATCGCGTATGGCGACGGCAGTTTCCGCCTGCATCCCGTCACGGCGTTGCGCGCGCGCGGCTCGCGCATGACGCTGCTGCAATTTCCCGCGCCTCATACCAGCGTCGATGCGCAGCGCAGCGAGCTTCAACTGATGCAACACTGCAAGGACGCCGTGCTGCAATTGCCTCAGGCGCTGTTCCGCGTCGACCGCGAGTTACGTCTGATCTTTTCGAATCCTGCATGGCGCAACCTGATGCGCGCGGTCGGCAGCGATGCCGAGCTTCGGCCGTTCTCGTCGTTCTTTCATCCCGAAGACGCCGAGACGCTGAATGCACGCCTGAAGGCGCTGCTCGACGGGCAACTGAGCGAACTGGTGACGGAAGCACGTCTCATCCGCGCCGACAACACGACGGCACACGTCGAACTGCGCCTCGATGCCGTGACCGACGACGAAGGTGTTCTGGACGGCGCGGTCGGTCTCGCGACGGACATCTCCAATCGCCGCCGCAACGAAGAAGCGCTGCGCGCGAGCCGGCGCAGTCTGCGCACGTTGTTGTCCAACCTGCGGGCGATGATCTATCGCGGGCAGAACAACCGCGACTGGTCGATGGAGTTCGTCAGCGAAGGGTGCTTCGATCTGACGGGCTACGAGGCGTTCGAACTGATCGACGAAAGCCGCCTCGCATTCCGCTCGCTGATCCACCCCGACGATCGCGAGTTTGTCTGGAACGAAGTGCAGGCGCGTATCGTCGCCCGTGAGCCCTATGAACTGACCTATCGGATCGTCGATCGCTCGGGACAGACCAAGTGGGTCTGGGATCAGGGCTGCGGCGTCTATTCGGCGCGCGACGAGCTGATGGGCCTCGAAGGCTTCATCGTCGAAGTGGCGCGCAGGCAGATGGTCGAGGAAAACGCCCGCCGCAGGCTGTCGTTCGAACATTCGACAGGGCTTGCGAGCGCGTCGACCTTTATCGACCGGATGGAGTTTTCGGCGGCCATCTCGGCGCGGACCGCGCTGCCGTGCGCGATCTTCGCGATCAACGTGGGCGAACTCGAACACGTCGCGGCGCGCTTCGGCCAGGACTACGCCGACCGCGTGATGATCGACCTCGGCAGGCGGCTCGAAGCGACGCAAGGGCAACTCAATTGCGCGGCGCTGCTCGACCCGCATGTGTTCGTGGTGATGGTGGTCGATTTCAGCGCGGACGCGCTCGCGTGGTGCGGCGACGACGTGCAGCAGCTCGCGCAACGCGCGGCGGCGAATCCCGATGCCGTGCTCGACGAGCTTCAGGACAGCTTGCGCGGCCTGCTCGAAGCGCCCGTCCGTATCGAAGGCCATGAGTTCAGCGTGCCGACGCGCATCGGCTGCGCGTCGATCGGTCATGGCAAGAGCGATCCGAAGAACGTGCTCGACCATGTACTCGCGGCATCCGGTTGGGAGGCGGCTGGCGACGCGTGA